A single window of Anopheles moucheti chromosome 2, idAnoMoucSN_F20_07, whole genome shotgun sequence DNA harbors:
- the LOC128298109 gene encoding uncharacterized protein LOC128298109, whose translation MSFLKCKCGCDKLSKEELKIVMTSCDRPRDFLNNPTAREMFRSEFSRDEPDRYASQPSGSKNRPVGRTPTPNAIKYLNLMEEADRLLRTNDLNDEEVEDFLCDQLYDSTSTNRAEALEAIVSEYWTRLKATEQYTQFLEKLKTAYEGKTSIRKQ comes from the exons ATGAGT TTCCTAAAGTGTAAATGTGGCTGTGACAAACTTAGCAAAGAAGAGCTAAAAATAGTAATGACTTCTTGCGATAGACCAAGAGATTTTTTGAACAATCCAACCGCCCGAGAGATGTTTCGAAGTGAGTTTTCTCGGGATGAGCCCGATAGGTACGCATCGCAGCCCTCCGGATCTAAGAATCGTCCGGTGGGACGCACTCCCACGCCGAACGCCATCAAATATCTGAATTTGATGGAGGAAGCCGACAGGTTGCTTCGTACAAATGATTTGAACGACGAAGAGGTTGAAGATTTCTTGTGTGATCAACTGTACGACAGTACCAGCACGAATCGCGCTGAGGCATTGGAAGCAATCGTTTCAGAATATTGGACTCGCCTGAAGGCAACCGAGCAGTACAcacaatttttggaaaaattgaaaacagcaTACGAGGGCAAAACTAGCATCAGAAAACAATAG
- the LOC128305388 gene encoding vacuolar protein sorting-associated protein 72 homolog, with protein sequence MAASRERRSNAGRRMATLLNEEEEDEFYKTSYGGFNETVDDGDYVQKNDDEEDIIDSDFSIDENDEPISDVEEEPAKGSKRRKMGTVTKAYREPAPKKQAPKTKEPKAKNERQSTLRKRPKFTVIDSGRKSFRKSTAAKTAATQSRLKQRFEAERKRTRVIRTEEYIPTQEELLEEAGITERENLKSLERFRRMELEKQKMRPTKKKFTGPTIRYFSTAMPIIEEVHDHNNDVDPLSLSDPKEADETNERTTREKSVKRNKKKTTVMEVTGQYERTFITYENDIDNKVFDSYFPRPDTARKHRQICAVTRLPARYYDPITQLPYRNMQAFKILREAYYQQLEERGNFDNPDVARWLEWRKKIKEYRVTSMKKTQSSANATKPAATAGGLVKLNSGTPTVLGVAGTTK encoded by the exons ATGGCTGCTTCACGGGAACGCCGATCGAATGCTGGCCGACGGATGGCCACTTTGCTAAAtgaggaggaagaggatgagTTTTATAAAACTTCCTACGGTGGATTCAATGAGACGGTCGACGATGGAGATTATGT TCAGAAAAATGACGACGAAGAAGATATCATCGATTCCGACTTCAGTATCGATGAAAACGATGAGCCAATTTCCGACGTGGAAGAGGAACCGGCAAAGGGTAGCAAACGCCGGAAAATGGGCACAGTAACGAAGGCGTACCGAGAACCGGCCCCGAAAAAACAGGCACCCAAAACGAAGGAACCTAAAGCGAAAAACGAACGGCAGTCCACACTCCGCAAACGACCAAAGTTTACCGTGATTGATTCTGGTCGCAAATCGTTCCGCAAGTCAACTGCAGCCAAAACGGCCGCTACACAGAGCCGGCTTAAGCAACGATTCGAAGCGGAACGCAAACGAACCCGTGTCATAAGGACGGAGGAATATATTCCGACGCAAGAGGAGCTGTTGGAGGAGGCGGGAATTACCGAAAGGGAAAATTTGAAATCTTTAG AACGTTTTCGAAGGATGGAATTAGAGAAACAGAAAATGAGAcctacaaaaaagaaatttacCGGTCCAACGATACGTTACTTTTCCACTGCAATGCCCATCATTGAAGAAGTTCACGATCACAATAACGATGTAGATCCTCTCAGCCTAAGCGATCCAAAGGAAGCGGACGAAACGAATGAGAGAAC GACGAGAGAAAAGTCtgtgaaacgaaacaaaaagaaaacaaccgtGATGGAAGTAACTGGACAATACGAGCGAACCTTCATCACGTATGAAAATGACATCGATAACAAGGTGTTTGATTCGTACTTCCCCAGACCGGACACGGCTCGTAAGCACCGTCAGATTTGTGCCGTTACGCGACTGCCGGCTCGATACTACGATCCTATCACGCAGCTACCATACCGGAATATGCAAGCGTTTAAGATATTGCGCGAAGCGTACTACCAGCAGCTGGAGGAACGTGGAAACTTCGACAATCCGGACGTTGCTCGATGGTTGGAATGGCGCAAGAAGATAAAGGAATATCGGGTTACCAGTATGAAGAAAACGCAGTCTTCCGCCAACGCGACGAAACCAGCCGCAACAGCTGGGGGTCTGGTAAAGTTAAACTCTGGAACACCTACGGTGTTAGGTGTCGCCGGAACGACGAAATGA